From Streptomyces sp. CMB-StM0423, a single genomic window includes:
- the purD gene encoding phosphoribosylamine--glycine ligase, producing MKVLVIGGGAREHALCRALSLDPGVRELHCAPGNAGIAAVARLHAVDVLDGPAVAGLAAGLGADLVVVGPEAPLVAGVADAVRARGIDCFGPGAEAARLEGSKAFAKDVMAEADVPTARAYVCTTPEEADTALDAFGPPYVVKDDGLAAGKGVVVTEDLEAARAHARACTAAGQVVIEEFLDGPEVSLFAVTDGESVVPLSPAQDFKRAYDGDAGPNTGGMGAYTPLPWADPKLVDEVVETVLQPTVDEMRRRGTPFAGLLYAGLALTSRGVRVVEFNARFGDPETQAVLARLRTPLAGLLQAAAQGRLAAFPPLVWSDDAAVTVVLAARDYPAKPRTGDVITGLDAVEAEDAPDAYVLHAGTKLDDSGHIVSAGGRVLCVTAVGADLAAARDRAYEAIRRIGLDGAHYRGDIAARAAEAAAD from the coding sequence GTGAAGGTCCTCGTCATCGGCGGCGGCGCCCGCGAACACGCCCTGTGCCGCGCCCTCTCCCTCGACCCCGGCGTCCGCGAACTGCACTGCGCCCCCGGCAACGCCGGCATCGCCGCCGTCGCCCGGCTGCACGCCGTCGACGTGCTCGACGGCCCCGCCGTCGCCGGGCTCGCCGCCGGCCTCGGCGCGGACCTCGTCGTCGTCGGCCCGGAGGCGCCCCTCGTCGCCGGTGTCGCCGACGCCGTACGGGCGCGCGGCATCGACTGCTTCGGACCGGGTGCGGAGGCGGCCCGGCTGGAGGGGTCGAAGGCGTTCGCGAAGGACGTGATGGCCGAGGCCGACGTGCCCACCGCCCGCGCCTACGTCTGCACCACCCCCGAGGAGGCCGATACGGCGCTCGACGCCTTCGGCCCCCCGTACGTCGTCAAGGACGACGGGCTCGCGGCAGGCAAGGGCGTCGTGGTCACCGAGGACCTGGAGGCGGCACGCGCGCACGCGCGCGCCTGCACCGCCGCCGGGCAGGTCGTGATCGAGGAGTTCCTCGACGGCCCCGAGGTGTCGCTCTTCGCGGTCACGGACGGCGAGAGCGTCGTACCGCTGTCCCCCGCACAGGACTTCAAGCGCGCGTACGACGGCGACGCCGGCCCGAACACCGGCGGCATGGGCGCGTACACGCCGCTGCCGTGGGCCGACCCGAAGCTCGTCGACGAGGTCGTCGAGACCGTGCTCCAGCCGACCGTCGACGAGATGCGCCGCCGCGGCACCCCCTTCGCCGGGCTGCTGTACGCGGGTCTGGCGCTCACCTCGCGCGGCGTACGGGTCGTGGAGTTCAACGCCCGCTTCGGCGACCCCGAGACCCAGGCCGTCCTCGCCCGGCTGCGCACCCCGCTCGCCGGGCTGCTCCAGGCCGCCGCGCAGGGCCGGCTCGCCGCCTTCCCGCCGCTGGTGTGGAGCGACGACGCGGCCGTCACCGTCGTCCTCGCCGCCCGGGACTACCCGGCGAAGCCGCGTACGGGCGACGTCATCACCGGACTGGACGCGGTCGAGGCCGAGGACGCCCCGGATGCGTACGTCCTGCACGCCGGTACCAAGCTCGATGACTCCGGCCACATCGTCAGCGCGGGCGGCCGGGTGCTGTGCGTCACCGCCGTGGGCGCGGACCTCGCCGCCGCCCGCGACCGCGCCTACGAGGCGATTCGTCGGATCGGTCTCGACGGTGCGCACTACCGCGGGGACATCGCCGCGCGCGCTGCGGAGGCCGCCGCCGACTGA